GCCTATGTCTTTTATTTCATTTGGGACTGCCAGCACATTAAAAGAGCTGACATTTTTAACAAGAAGATTTTCATCTCTATCGTATATGCAACCTCTCGGAGCGTTAAGATGAACTAAACGTATCCTGTTGGATTTTGCTCTATCCCTGAACTGGTTCCCTCTTATGAGCTGCAAGTACCATAGACGAAAGATAATAACCAAAAAACATGCCAGTAATATCCAGGCAACGTTCTTTATTCTTTTCTTTATGTTCGCAGTCTCTTTTTTATCATGTAACATGTTTTATAGATTTTATCCCCCAATATGAAGACGTAATCGAAGAATCTGAAAAGAATAAGGCTGATTATTACGTTGTATAGAATAATAACCGCTGTATTTCTTACCAAGTATAACAATGTATTCATATTTTGATTCAGTAAGATGAATGTTGAATATAATACTACCCTATCCGCAAGACTAACTATCGCTATTACTAAAATTTTTACAAATTTCTCATTAGCAAATAATCTTCTTGATAAGAATTGGGTAACGAATGCATCAACTTGTTTACAAATAAGCTGTATCCCAAAAATAGTGCCTGAAAATCCATCGGCAAAAATACCGCCAATTAATGCAACTGCTAATCCCTTATATATCTTTTTATCTAAATTGGCGTAAACGACTAGAATTAACAATAAATCCGGCTTTGCGCCAAAAATCTCCAGTTTGTCAAAAACCGATGTTTGGAAAATGATTAAAAATAGGCCCAGAAATAGCCAGATAAGGAATTTCATTATTTGTCTTTAATTACTGCAACCTTGTCAAGTGTTCGAATATTTACACAAGGAAGAACGTATATAACCTGAAAAATATCATGCGGGTTTTTATCTATTCTGAAGACTTTTCCAACTTCTATTCCTTCCGGATATATTCCTCCTCCTTCAGAGGTGTATACCCTGTTTCCTATTTCTATATTTTCTTCTATAGATATATATTTTATAACGCAATAATCGCCTTTGCCTTGCATAACTCCTCTTAGGGAACTTCTGCCAACAAATACACCTAGCTTGCAATTTGGATTTAGAATAGTTATAATCCTGGTTGAGTATGCTCCTACATCTTGTGTTATTCCTACAATGCCCTGTGCTGTCATAACTGGCATATTCTTCTCAATATTATCCTTTTTCCCTTTGTCAATTATTACTGAATCATACAAACTTGTTATATCTCCTGCAATAATTTCTGCAAAAATTATCTGATAATTATATTTATTCTTGATCTCTAAAAGTTCTCTTAATTTCTTATTCTCTGTACGTAAAGATCTCAACAACTTTATCTCTATTGATAAGCTTTCAATCTCCTTTTCCAGAGCATCCTCCTTAGAACGCATTTCCCTTACAGAGAGAATAGCTTTTTTTAGATTCACACCAGATTTATATGCAGAGCGCGTTAATTTCTGAAATGGATATAGTAGATTTAAAAATACTGATCTTACATTATCTTGTGAATAATTATGACTGACGGTGAGTAGAATAATGCAGGCGCATAAAATAATAACGGGAACTAGAACGCGTTTCACTACGTCCTGTATTCAGAATGTATCAAAGCATCCTTATAAAAATCTAACTCTTCCAGTATCTTTCCAGCGCCTCTAACCACAGCAGTTAAAGGATCTTCTGCTATGTTGGTAGGAAGACCCGTTTCTTTAATGAGCAATTTATCCAGTCCCTTAAGAAGTGCTCCTCCTCCTGCTAATATTATTCCTCTGTCAACCAGATCTGCTGACAACTCAGGTGGCGTTCTATCAAGAGTTGCTTTAACAGCCTCAACAATTGCAGACACAGGCTCACTCAGAGCTTCTCTTATCTCCTCAGATGACACAGATACAGTCCTTGGTAATCCTGCAACCAAATCTCTTCCTTTAACCTGCATTTTTCCCTCTTTGTCTGCTGGAAATGCTGAACCTATTTTTATTTTTATATCCTCTGCTGTACGTTCACCAATAAGAACATTGTACGCTTTTTTGATATGCTCTATAATAGCTGCATCCATCTCATCGCCAGCAATACGGATCGTCCGTCCATAAACGCTGCCAACAAGAGATATAACAGCAACCTCTGTAGTTCCACCTCCTATATCTACAATCATACTTGCAGCCGGATCCTGGACAGGAAGTCCTGCGCCTACAGCTGCTGCCATTGGTTCTCCAATTAAATAAACCTCCTTTGCCCCAGCATGAATAGCCGAATCCTCCACAGCCCTCCTTTCTACGGCTGTTATACCTGATGGAATAGCAACAATTACTCTTGGACTTATAAACATTCTTCTATTATGGATTTTTGTTATAAAATGTCTTAGCATTATCTCCACTACCTCAAAATCCGCAATGACTCCATCCTTTAGAGGCCTTATTGCAGAAATATCTCCAGGCGTTCTTCCGAGCATTTTCTTTGCATCGTTTCCAACAGCCAGCACTTTGCTTGTATTTCCTCTTATAGCAACAACCGATGGTTCAGAAAGAACAATGCCCTTGCCCTTTGCATAAATGAGAGTAGTAGACGTTCCAAGATCTATTGCTATGTCATTTGAAAACAAATTAAAAATGGACTGAAAAATTGTATTCATCCCTTCCTCCATATTGTTTTAATAATCTAAAAGTATCATACAAGGCAGACTAGGTCAATTACTATTTTGCTTGACATTTTACTTGACAATATAATTTCCATAGTCATACTATATGACTATATGGTCATATAGTTGCATAGTGATAGAATAGGAGGGTTGTCGATGAGAATTAAGAAGGCAGACCAGATATTAAAGTCCTTTGCCGATGAAACTCGGCTAAGAGTCATAAATCTCCTCAGCAAGCACGAATTAAATGTGACTGAGCTGTGCGAAGTTCTGCAATCAAATCAATCCAATCTTTCCAAGCATCTTACTCGACTACGATTAACCGGAGTGGTATGTGATAGAAAAGACGGGCTCAACGTTTATTATCAATTAATAAAACCAGAGGGAAAGGCTTATAAAGAATTGCTTAGGATTGTCACAGTTGGGCTTGATGGATTAGAGACGTTTAAGCAGGATTTGGACAGGCTCAAAGAAATCAGAAAGATTAGGAAAAATACAAATGCGAAAGGAGGTGATAAAAAATGAATAGACATTTAGTGATAGCTGCAGGATTGGCGTTAAGTCTTCTGATGTGTTTTGTATCTAACATATCGCTGGCTCAAGAGGAAGGGGAGTTAGTGTCCTCTTACGGTATAGTGCGAAGCTTATCTTCTAACGAACTCGTAGTTAGAGAGTCTAATGACGAGGGCGAAGAAGTAGATGTCTCCTACATTATAGACACCAAGGTAGAACTTAAAAATGTGAAGGCACTGGAAGATATCGCCGCAGGTGATAGTGTCGAAATTGAGTATGTGGTTAGAGACGGCAAAAAAGTAGCTAAGATTATCTCTGTTGAGAAAGAAGACTAATGATAAAAACGCTTGCTTTCAAAGGAGG
The sequence above is drawn from the bacterium genome and encodes:
- a CDS encoding rod shape-determining protein, which produces MNTIFQSIFNLFSNDIAIDLGTSTTLIYAKGKGIVLSEPSVVAIRGNTSKVLAVGNDAKKMLGRTPGDISAIRPLKDGVIADFEVVEIMLRHFITKIHNRRMFISPRVIVAIPSGITAVERRAVEDSAIHAGAKEVYLIGEPMAAAVGAGLPVQDPAASMIVDIGGGTTEVAVISLVGSVYGRTIRIAGDEMDAAIIEHIKKAYNVLIGERTAEDIKIKIGSAFPADKEGKMQVKGRDLVAGLPRTVSVSSEEIREALSEPVSAIVEAVKATLDRTPPELSADLVDRGIILAGGGALLKGLDKLLIKETGLPTNIAEDPLTAVVRGAGKILEELDFYKDALIHSEYRT
- the mreD gene encoding rod shape-determining protein MreD, translating into MKFLIWLFLGLFLIIFQTSVFDKLEIFGAKPDLLLILVVYANLDKKIYKGLAVALIGGIFADGFSGTIFGIQLICKQVDAFVTQFLSRRLFANEKFVKILVIAIVSLADRVVLYSTFILLNQNMNTLLYLVRNTAVIILYNVIISLILFRFFDYVFILGDKIYKTCYMIKKRLRT
- the mreC gene encoding rod shape-determining protein MreC — encoded protein: MKRVLVPVIILCACIILLTVSHNYSQDNVRSVFLNLLYPFQKLTRSAYKSGVNLKKAILSVREMRSKEDALEKEIESLSIEIKLLRSLRTENKKLRELLEIKNKYNYQIIFAEIIAGDITSLYDSVIIDKGKKDNIEKNMPVMTAQGIVGITQDVGAYSTRIITILNPNCKLGVFVGRSSLRGVMQGKGDYCVIKYISIEENIEIGNRVYTSEGGGIYPEGIEVGKVFRIDKNPHDIFQVIYVLPCVNIRTLDKVAVIKDK
- a CDS encoding metalloregulator ArsR/SmtB family transcription factor, with translation MRIKKADQILKSFADETRLRVINLLSKHELNVTELCEVLQSNQSNLSKHLTRLRLTGVVCDRKDGLNVYYQLIKPEGKAYKELLRIVTVGLDGLETFKQDLDRLKEIRKIRKNTNAKGGDKK